The Coffea arabica cultivar ET-39 chromosome 4e, Coffea Arabica ET-39 HiFi, whole genome shotgun sequence genome includes a window with the following:
- the LOC113739824 gene encoding 26S proteasome non-ATPase regulatory subunit 6 homolog: protein MENQEGKQQPHLILANKLFLLTHPDVDDIEKVRLRDEVYNAVVSDDMAPLYETLVGNGVLNLNQKVLDSMRAKIDEELKQLDEKIADAEENLGESEVREAHLAKSLFYIRISDKEKALEQLKVTESKTVAVGQKMDLVFHTLQIGFFYMDFDLISKSIDKAKNLFEEGGDWERKNRLKVYEGLFCMSTRNFKKAANLFLDSISTFTTYELFTYDTFIFYTVLTSIISLDRVSLKQKVVDAPEILAVIGKIPFLSEFLNSLYDCQYKSFFSAFAGLTEYIKLDRYLYPHFRYYMREVRSVVYSQFLESYKSVTIDAMAKAFGVTVDFIDLELSRFIAAGKLHCKIDKVAGVLETNRPDAKNALYQATIKQGDFLLNRIQKLSRVIDL, encoded by the exons atggaaAATCAAGAGGGCAAGCAGCAACCCCACCTGATTCTCGCCAACAAACTCTTCTTGCTTACTCACCCAGATGTCGACGACATCGAGAAAGTTCGCCTCCGGGATGAAGTTTACAACGCCGTCGTTTCAGATG ATATGGCGCCGTTGTACGAAACCCTAGTTGGAAATGGGgttttgaatttgaatcaaaaGGTGCTGGATTCGATGCGTGCTAAGATTGACGAGGAACTCAAGCAGCTTGATGAAAA GATTGCTGATGCGGAGGAGAACTTGGGAGAAAGTGAAGTTAGAGAAGctcatttggccaaatctttGTTTTACATCCGAATTAGTGATAAG GAGAAGGCACTTGAGCAGCTCAAAGTCACAGAAAGTAAAACAGTTGCAGTTGGCCAAAAGATGGACCTAGTTTTTCACACTCTGCAGATTGGTTTCTTCTATATGGACTTTGATCTCATATCAAAGAGTATTGATAAAGCAAAGAA CTTGTTTGAAGAAGGAGGTGACTGGGAAAGAAAGAACAGGTTGAAGGTGTATGAGGGCTTGTTCTGCATGTCAACACGTAACTTCAAGAAAGCAGCAAATCTTTTTCTCGATTCCATTTCAACTTTTACGACTTACGAACTTTTTACCTATGACACCTTCATATTTTACACTGTCCTTACAAGCATCATATCACTAGACAGAGTTTCCCTGAAACAGAAg GTTGTTGATGCCCCAGAGATCTTGGCAGTTATTGGGAAAATCCCATTTTTGTCAGAGTTTTTGAACTCACTTTATGATTGTCaatataaatcatttttctcTGCTTTTG CTGGCTTAACTGAGTATATTAAATTGGACCGGTACTTGTACCCACACTTCCGGTATTACATGAGGGAGGTTAGAAGTGTGGTTTATTCACAATTCCTCGAGTCCTACAAGAGTGTTACCATTGATGCTATGGCAAAAGCATTTGGGGTGACTGTGGATTTCATTGACTT GGAGCTGTCCCGCTTTATTGCCGCTGGAAAGCTACACTGCAAGATCGATAAAGTAGCAGGTGTGCTAGAAACTAATCGTCCGGATGCAAAGAATGCCCTCTACCAGGCAACCATCAAGCAGGGAGATTTCTTGTTGAATCGTATTCAGAAGCTCTCTCGTGTCATTGATCTATGA
- the LOC113738425 gene encoding nucleoside diphosphate kinase 2, chloroplastic, which yields MMETLAVALGGAIPSPRVACFLPSSSSSSVSSLTARNSVSLSYSASNLTLHRNLAAFQPPSHLFSCPKSSPHAPKNSRKTHVFLPHLVASLEVEQTYIMVKPDGVQRGLVGEIISRFEKKGFKLTGLKLFRCPKELAEEHYKELQSKPFFPKLINYITSGPVVCMAWEGVGVVASARKLIGATNPLQAEPGTIRGDLAVQTGRNVVHGSDSPENGKREIGLWFKEGEICEWIPVQEPWVIE from the exons ATGATGGAGACTTTGGCTGTAGCGTTGGGAGGAGCCATCCCCAGCCCTCGTGTTGCATGCTTCctaccttcttcttcttcttcttcggtCAGCTCATTAACGGCTAGAAATTCAGTCAGTTTATCCTACTCAGCCTCCAATCTCACCCTCCACCGGAATCTAGCAGCATTTCAGCCACCATCCCATCTATTCTCATGCCCCAAATCTTCTCCCCATGCGCCCAAAAACTCACGCAAAACCCACGTTTTCCTTCCTCACTTAGTTGCTTCCCTG GAAGTCGAGCAGACTTATATTATGGTTAAGCCAGATGGTGTTCAACGTGGTCTT GTTGGGGAGATAATTTCAAGATTTGAGAAAAAAGGGTTTAAGCTAACAGGGTTGAAGCTTTTTCGATGCCCCAAGGAATTGGCTGAG GAGCATTATAAGGAGCTGCAGTCGAAGCCATTCTTccccaaattaatcaattacaTTACTTCTGGTCCTGTTGTTTGTATG GCATGGGAGGGTGTTGGTGTGGTTGCATCTGCTCGTAAACTGATAGGAGCTACAAATCCTCTTCAAGCTGAACCAGGCACAATCAGAGGGGATCTGGCTGTACAAACAGGAAG GAATGTGGTTCATGGTAGTGATAGCCCTGAGAATGGCAAGCGTGAAATAG GTCTGTGGTTCAAAGAAGGCGAAATATGTGAATGGATACCAGTTCAAGAACCATGGGTGATTGAATGA
- the LOC113739823 gene encoding uncharacterized protein isoform X3, whose protein sequence is MILPLDLKDFQEKLSIKLRPWQRSFEFWARTIDIYTGYKVFQLKVCFEKDVKKQEAMWERQHELAADKIYNMCADLGGFFLKVAQIVGKPDLAPAAWVRRLVTLCDQAPATPYNVIKAELERELSQSVDELFDTFDANPLGSASIAQVHRARLWGDKNDVVVKVQHPGVQHLMMTDIHNLQAFALFIQKTDIKFDLYSITKEMEKQIGYEFNFLREADAMERIRNFLYANNKKSPVSVPRVVRNLVTRKVLVMECINGIPIMKLGDEIAKRGINPAGKVAAAAKQNILKSLTLAYGQMILKSGFFHADPHPGNILICRGSEVALLDYGQVKDLPNQLRLGYANLILAIADKDPLRAIESFRELGIITLTKCEDEQNEMLKLATTMFDTKLPPGVMMLQPFSEDSSIKRISVEDKCCITISIYHRSSILITIGDVESWTWLVQVFIWPHDLGPNNLKSKALA, encoded by the exons ATGATTTTGCCGCTTGATTTGAAAGATTTCCAGGAAAAGCTCTCCATAAAGTTGAGACCTTGGCAGCGTTCTTTTGAATTCTGGGCTCGAACTATTGATATCTACACTGGCTATAAG GTGTTTCAACTTAAAGTGTGCTTTGAGAAGGATGTGAAAAAGCAGGAGGCAATGTGGGAGAGGCAGCATGAGCTTGCCGCTGACAAGATTTATAATATGTGTGCTGATCTTGGTGGGTTTTTTCTAAAG GTTGCACAAATAGTTGGGAAACCTGACTTGGCACCAGCTGCATGGGTGAGAAGACTGGTCACACTGTGTGATCAAGCTCCAGCTACGCCGTACAATGTGATCAAAGCTGAGCTGGAGAGGGAGCTTAGTCAAAGTgttgacgagttgtttgacaCATTTGATGCCAATCCTCTTGGTTCAGCTTCAATTGCTCAG GTTCATCGAGCACGGCTATGGGGTGACAAGAATGATGTTGTTGTCAAG GTGCAACACCCTGGGGTTCAGCATTTGATGATGACAGACATCCACAACTTGCAAGCTTTTGCTTTGTTTATACAGAAGACAGATATCAAATTTGATTTATATTCTATAACCAAGGAGATGGAGAAACAG ATTGGATATGAGTTCAACTTCTTGAGAGAGGCTGATGCTATGGAAAGAATTCGCAATTTCTTATATGCAAACAACAAAAAGAGCCCTGTTTCGGTGCCTCGCGTGGTGCGGAATTTGGTCACTAG GAAGGTTTTGGTAATGGAATGTATTAATGGAATCCCCATTATGAAACTTGGAGATGAGATAGCGAAAAGAGGCATTAATCCTGCTGGTAAggtagcagcagcagcaaagCA GAATATCCTGAAAAGTTTGACACTTGCATATGGACAGATGATTCTGAAGAGTGGTTTCTTTCATGCTGATCCTCATCCAGGAAATATTCTGATATGTCGAGGTTCAGAG GTTGCTTTACTTGATTATGGGCAAGTGAAGGATCTCCCTAATCAGCTGAGGCTTGGATATGCTAATCTAATTCTTGCAATTGCGGATAAGGATCCTTTAAGGGCAATAGAGAGCTTCAG GGAGCTTGGAATAATTACCTTGACGAAGTGTGAGGATGAGCAGAATGAAATGCTTAAATTGGCAACGACAATGTTTGATACAAAACTACCTCCTGGAGTCATGATGTTGCAGCCTTTTTCAGAAGATTCTTCAATAAAAAGAATTTCTGTGGAG GACAAATGCTGTATCACGATCAGCATTTATCACAGGTCAAGCATCCTAATCACAATAGGAGATGTAGAATCCTGGACATGGCTTGTACAGGTTTTTATATGGCCTCATGATCTAGG GCCTAACAACTTGAAGTCCAAAGCATTAGCCTGA
- the LOC140005704 gene encoding GRAS family protein RAD1-like: MAPGVLDPAESYNDECNFEVSDAGFFDPGFRTSFSPMCQPFLGMLENASFLWIPTLSDETGDQKRLKRTVNCTDSTDNSSISYSRSSSFSSSGSGGIYRTSSTNSVNSLGRHHFRDHIWTYTQRYLAAEAVEEAISGSDQDAGNEDQDDNGDGMKLVQLLISCAEAVACRDKTHASVLLSELRAKALVFGSSFQRVASCFVQGLADRLALVQPLGTVGYVVPKMNIMDVNSDKREEALCLVYETCPYIRFGHYVANSSILEAFEGECLVHVVDLGMTLGLPHGHQWRRLIQSLANRGGQPPRRLRITAVGLSVERFQVIGDELEAYARSLGINLEFSVVESNLENLKPQDIKVLDGEVLVVNSILQLHCVVKESRGALNSVLQIIHELSPKVLVLVEQDSSHNGPFFLGRFMEALHYYSAIFDSLDALLPKYDTRRAKMEQFYFAEEIKNIVSCEGPARLERHERVDQWRRRMSRAGFQAAPIKMIAQAKQWLAKTNSCEGYTIVEEKGCLVLGWKSKPIIATSCWKC, from the coding sequence atggcCCCTGGTGTTTTGGACCCTGCTGAATCATATAATGATGAGTGCAATTTTGAGGTGTCTGATGCAGGATTTTTTGATCCAGGTTTCAGAACATCATTTTCCCCAATGTGCCAGCCTTTTCTGGGAATGTTGGAAAATGCATCCTTTCTCTGGATTCCTACATTGTCTGATGAGACTGGTGACCAGAAGAGGCTGAAGAGAACTGTTAACTGTACTGATTCTACTGATAACAGTTCTATCAGTTACTCCCGCTCCAGCAGCTTTTCGAGCTCTGGAAGTGGAGGCATTTATCGTACGAGTAGTACCAACAGTGTTAACAGCCTCGGGAGGCATCATTTTCGCGATCACATTTGGACTTACACTCAAAGGTACCTTGCTGCAGAGGCTGTTGAAGAGGCCATCAGTGGTTCTGATCAGGATGCTGGAAATGAAGATCAAGACGATAACGGAGATGGGATGAAATTAGTCCAACTCCTCATTTCTTGTGCTGAAGCTGTAGCTTGCAGGGACAAGACTCATGCCTCTGTCCTATTATCTGAACTTCGAGCCAAAGCATTGGTTTTTGGATCTTCCTTCCAGCGTGTGGCCTCCTGTTTCGTGCAGGGACTGGCTGACCGGCTGGCATTGGTTCAACCACTGGGGACAGTGGGCTATGTTGTACCAAAGATGAATATCATGGATGTTAATTCAGATAAAAGGGAAGAGGCTTTATGCCTTGTTTATGAAACTTGCCCGTACATACGGTTTGGCCACTATGTTGCGAATTCTTCCATATTGGAAGCCTTTGAGGGAGAGTGTTTAGTCCACGTGGTGGACTTGGGGATGACCCTTGGTTTGCCTCATGGCCACCAATGGCGTAGGCTGATTCAGAGCCTCGCCAATCGTGGTGGCCAACCTCCTCGACGCCTCAGGATCACTGCAGTTGGCCTGTCCGTGGAACGTTTCCAGGTCATAGGAGATGAGCTTGAGGCCTATGCACGCAGTCTTGGAataaatttggagttttcagTGGTGGAAAGCAACTTGGAAAACCTGAAGCCTCAAGATATTAAGGTGCTTGATGGTGAAGTCCTTGTGGTTAATAGCATCCTTCAGCTGCATTGTGTGGTGAAAGAGAGTAGAGGGGCTCTCAACTCAGTATTGCAGATAATTCATGAACTTTCACCAAAGGTTTTGGTTCTTGTTGAACAGGACTCGAGTCACAATGGACCATTTTTTCTTGGGAGGTTTATGGAAGCACTGCATTACTACTCTGCAATTTTTGACTCCCTCGACGCATTGCTGCCTAAATATGACACTAGGCGTGCTAAGATGGAGCAGTTCTACTTCGCGGAGGAAATCAAGAACATTGTGAGCTGTGAGGGGCCTGCTAGGCTCGAAAGGCATGAAAGGGTGGATCAGTGGAGGAGGAGGATGAGCCGCGCCGGATTTCAGGCTGCGCCAATCAAGATGATAGCACAGGCTAAGCAATGGTTGGCAAAGACTAATTCTTGTGAAGGTTATACCATTGTGGAAGAGAAGGGCTGCTTGGTTCTTGGCTGGAAATCAAAGCCCATCATTGCAACTTCATGCTGGAAATGCTGA
- the LOC113739823 gene encoding protein ACTIVITY OF BC1 COMPLEX KINASE 8, chloroplastic isoform X4: MSLPLTRFIICVLILVAQIVGKPDLAPAAWVRRLVTLCDQAPATPYNVIKAELERELSQSVDELFDTFDANPLGSASIAQVHRARLWGDKNDVVVKVQHPGVQHLMMTDIHNLQAFALFIQKTDIKFDLYSITKEMEKQIGYEFNFLREADAMERIRNFLYANNKKSPVSVPRVVRNLVTRKVLVMECINGIPIMKLGDEIAKRGINPAGKVAAAAKQNILKSLTLAYGQMILKSGFFHADPHPGNILICRGSEVALLDYGQVKDLPNQLRLGYANLILAIADKDPLRAIESFRELGIITLTKCEDEQNEMLKLATTMFDTKLPPGVMMLQPFSEDSSIKRISVEAFPEELFSVLRTVHLLRGLSVGMGINYSCAEQWKPIAEEALCRAGRLPDKNSRRGRRRGYLRRIFRRQ; this comes from the exons ATGAGCTTGCCGCTGACAAGATTTATAATATGTGTGCTGATCTTG GTTGCACAAATAGTTGGGAAACCTGACTTGGCACCAGCTGCATGGGTGAGAAGACTGGTCACACTGTGTGATCAAGCTCCAGCTACGCCGTACAATGTGATCAAAGCTGAGCTGGAGAGGGAGCTTAGTCAAAGTgttgacgagttgtttgacaCATTTGATGCCAATCCTCTTGGTTCAGCTTCAATTGCTCAG GTTCATCGAGCACGGCTATGGGGTGACAAGAATGATGTTGTTGTCAAG GTGCAACACCCTGGGGTTCAGCATTTGATGATGACAGACATCCACAACTTGCAAGCTTTTGCTTTGTTTATACAGAAGACAGATATCAAATTTGATTTATATTCTATAACCAAGGAGATGGAGAAACAG ATTGGATATGAGTTCAACTTCTTGAGAGAGGCTGATGCTATGGAAAGAATTCGCAATTTCTTATATGCAAACAACAAAAAGAGCCCTGTTTCGGTGCCTCGCGTGGTGCGGAATTTGGTCACTAG GAAGGTTTTGGTAATGGAATGTATTAATGGAATCCCCATTATGAAACTTGGAGATGAGATAGCGAAAAGAGGCATTAATCCTGCTGGTAAggtagcagcagcagcaaagCA GAATATCCTGAAAAGTTTGACACTTGCATATGGACAGATGATTCTGAAGAGTGGTTTCTTTCATGCTGATCCTCATCCAGGAAATATTCTGATATGTCGAGGTTCAGAG GTTGCTTTACTTGATTATGGGCAAGTGAAGGATCTCCCTAATCAGCTGAGGCTTGGATATGCTAATCTAATTCTTGCAATTGCGGATAAGGATCCTTTAAGGGCAATAGAGAGCTTCAG GGAGCTTGGAATAATTACCTTGACGAAGTGTGAGGATGAGCAGAATGAAATGCTTAAATTGGCAACGACAATGTTTGATACAAAACTACCTCCTGGAGTCATGATGTTGCAGCCTTTTTCAGAAGATTCTTCAATAAAAAGAATTTCTGTGGAG GCTTTTCCAGAAGAACTATTTTCTGTTCTTCGTACTGTGCATCTTTTGAGGGGGCTCAGTGTCGGTATGGGAATTAATTATTCATGTGCTGAGCAATGGAAACCTATTGCTGAAGAAGCTCTGTGTCGTGCGGGCAGGCTACCAG ATAAAAATTCAAGACGAGGACGTAGACGCGGGTACCTCAGAAGGATATTTCGGAGACAGTAA
- the LOC113739823 gene encoding uncharacterized protein isoform X2, with protein MILPLDLKDFQEKLSIKLRPWQRSFEFWARTIDIYTGYKVFQLKVCFEKDVKKQEAMWERQHELAADKIYNMCADLGGFFLKVAQIVGKPDLAPAAWVRRLVTLCDQAPATPYNVIKAELERELSQSVDELFDTFDANPLGSASIAQVHRARLWGDKNDVVVKVQHPGVQHLMMTDIHNLQAFALFIQKTDIKFDLYSITKEMEKQIGYEFNFLREADAMERIRNFLYANNKKSPVSVPRVVRNLVTRKVLVMECINGIPIMKLGDEIAKRGINPAGKVAAAAKQNILKSLTLAYGQMILKSGFFHADPHPGNILICRGSEVALLDYGQVKDLPNQLRLGYANLILAIADKDPLRAIESFRELGIITLTKCEDEQNEMLKLATTMFDTKLPPGVMMLQPFSEDSSIKRISVEDKCCITISIYHRSSILITIGDVESWTWLVQVFIWPHDLGYTAWFSKEFGSHSSGR; from the exons ATGATTTTGCCGCTTGATTTGAAAGATTTCCAGGAAAAGCTCTCCATAAAGTTGAGACCTTGGCAGCGTTCTTTTGAATTCTGGGCTCGAACTATTGATATCTACACTGGCTATAAG GTGTTTCAACTTAAAGTGTGCTTTGAGAAGGATGTGAAAAAGCAGGAGGCAATGTGGGAGAGGCAGCATGAGCTTGCCGCTGACAAGATTTATAATATGTGTGCTGATCTTGGTGGGTTTTTTCTAAAG GTTGCACAAATAGTTGGGAAACCTGACTTGGCACCAGCTGCATGGGTGAGAAGACTGGTCACACTGTGTGATCAAGCTCCAGCTACGCCGTACAATGTGATCAAAGCTGAGCTGGAGAGGGAGCTTAGTCAAAGTgttgacgagttgtttgacaCATTTGATGCCAATCCTCTTGGTTCAGCTTCAATTGCTCAG GTTCATCGAGCACGGCTATGGGGTGACAAGAATGATGTTGTTGTCAAG GTGCAACACCCTGGGGTTCAGCATTTGATGATGACAGACATCCACAACTTGCAAGCTTTTGCTTTGTTTATACAGAAGACAGATATCAAATTTGATTTATATTCTATAACCAAGGAGATGGAGAAACAG ATTGGATATGAGTTCAACTTCTTGAGAGAGGCTGATGCTATGGAAAGAATTCGCAATTTCTTATATGCAAACAACAAAAAGAGCCCTGTTTCGGTGCCTCGCGTGGTGCGGAATTTGGTCACTAG GAAGGTTTTGGTAATGGAATGTATTAATGGAATCCCCATTATGAAACTTGGAGATGAGATAGCGAAAAGAGGCATTAATCCTGCTGGTAAggtagcagcagcagcaaagCA GAATATCCTGAAAAGTTTGACACTTGCATATGGACAGATGATTCTGAAGAGTGGTTTCTTTCATGCTGATCCTCATCCAGGAAATATTCTGATATGTCGAGGTTCAGAG GTTGCTTTACTTGATTATGGGCAAGTGAAGGATCTCCCTAATCAGCTGAGGCTTGGATATGCTAATCTAATTCTTGCAATTGCGGATAAGGATCCTTTAAGGGCAATAGAGAGCTTCAG GGAGCTTGGAATAATTACCTTGACGAAGTGTGAGGATGAGCAGAATGAAATGCTTAAATTGGCAACGACAATGTTTGATACAAAACTACCTCCTGGAGTCATGATGTTGCAGCCTTTTTCAGAAGATTCTTCAATAAAAAGAATTTCTGTGGAG GACAAATGCTGTATCACGATCAGCATTTATCACAGGTCAAGCATCCTAATCACAATAGGAGATGTAGAATCCTGGACATGGCTTGTACAGGTTTTTATATGGCCTCATGATCTAGGGTATACCGCTTGGTTCTCGAAAGAGTTTGGTTCTCACTCTTCTGGCAGGTAG
- the LOC113739823 gene encoding uncharacterized protein isoform X1 has protein sequence MILPLDLKDFQEKLSIKLRPWQRSFEFWARTIDIYTGYKVFQLKVCFEKDVKKQEAMWERQHELAADKIYNMCADLGGFFLKVAQIVGKPDLAPAAWVRRLVTLCDQAPATPYNVIKAELERELSQSVDELFDTFDANPLGSASIAQVHRARLWGDKNDVVVKVQHPGVQHLMMTDIHNLQAFALFIQKTDIKFDLYSITKEMEKQIGYEFNFLREADAMERIRNFLYANNKKSPVSVPRVVRNLVTRKVLVMECINGIPIMKLGDEIAKRGINPAGKVAAAAKQNILKSLTLAYGQMILKSGFFHADPHPGNILICRGSEVALLDYGQVKDLPNQLRLGYANLILAIADKDPLRAIESFRELGIITLTKCEDEQNEMLKLATTMFDTKLPPGVMMLQPFSEDSSIKRISVEAFPEELFSVLRTVHLLRGLSVGMGINYSCAEQWKPIAEEALCRAGRLPDKNSRRGRRRGYLRRIFRRQ, from the exons ATGATTTTGCCGCTTGATTTGAAAGATTTCCAGGAAAAGCTCTCCATAAAGTTGAGACCTTGGCAGCGTTCTTTTGAATTCTGGGCTCGAACTATTGATATCTACACTGGCTATAAG GTGTTTCAACTTAAAGTGTGCTTTGAGAAGGATGTGAAAAAGCAGGAGGCAATGTGGGAGAGGCAGCATGAGCTTGCCGCTGACAAGATTTATAATATGTGTGCTGATCTTGGTGGGTTTTTTCTAAAG GTTGCACAAATAGTTGGGAAACCTGACTTGGCACCAGCTGCATGGGTGAGAAGACTGGTCACACTGTGTGATCAAGCTCCAGCTACGCCGTACAATGTGATCAAAGCTGAGCTGGAGAGGGAGCTTAGTCAAAGTgttgacgagttgtttgacaCATTTGATGCCAATCCTCTTGGTTCAGCTTCAATTGCTCAG GTTCATCGAGCACGGCTATGGGGTGACAAGAATGATGTTGTTGTCAAG GTGCAACACCCTGGGGTTCAGCATTTGATGATGACAGACATCCACAACTTGCAAGCTTTTGCTTTGTTTATACAGAAGACAGATATCAAATTTGATTTATATTCTATAACCAAGGAGATGGAGAAACAG ATTGGATATGAGTTCAACTTCTTGAGAGAGGCTGATGCTATGGAAAGAATTCGCAATTTCTTATATGCAAACAACAAAAAGAGCCCTGTTTCGGTGCCTCGCGTGGTGCGGAATTTGGTCACTAG GAAGGTTTTGGTAATGGAATGTATTAATGGAATCCCCATTATGAAACTTGGAGATGAGATAGCGAAAAGAGGCATTAATCCTGCTGGTAAggtagcagcagcagcaaagCA GAATATCCTGAAAAGTTTGACACTTGCATATGGACAGATGATTCTGAAGAGTGGTTTCTTTCATGCTGATCCTCATCCAGGAAATATTCTGATATGTCGAGGTTCAGAG GTTGCTTTACTTGATTATGGGCAAGTGAAGGATCTCCCTAATCAGCTGAGGCTTGGATATGCTAATCTAATTCTTGCAATTGCGGATAAGGATCCTTTAAGGGCAATAGAGAGCTTCAG GGAGCTTGGAATAATTACCTTGACGAAGTGTGAGGATGAGCAGAATGAAATGCTTAAATTGGCAACGACAATGTTTGATACAAAACTACCTCCTGGAGTCATGATGTTGCAGCCTTTTTCAGAAGATTCTTCAATAAAAAGAATTTCTGTGGAG GCTTTTCCAGAAGAACTATTTTCTGTTCTTCGTACTGTGCATCTTTTGAGGGGGCTCAGTGTCGGTATGGGAATTAATTATTCATGTGCTGAGCAATGGAAACCTATTGCTGAAGAAGCTCTGTGTCGTGCGGGCAGGCTACCAG ATAAAAATTCAAGACGAGGACGTAGACGCGGGTACCTCAGAAGGATATTTCGGAGACAGTAA